From Desulfatitalea tepidiphila, the proteins below share one genomic window:
- a CDS encoding 2-hydroxyacyl-CoA dehydratase subunit D, translating into MPSDEKIIDPDKERRKIKCDSKMREIMAQYYMEAKTPKEQRGKPIAWITSGGPVEPLHAMDVIPIYPENYGAMIGASKMGVELCERAEEMGYPRDLCSYARADIASATVNGGPIGGLPEPDMLICCNNICGTVLKWYEVQARYYNVPLFILDTPITHTEFNDEMRRYVTRQSEEYIRFLEQVCGKKFDYDRMKVVGDLSIRGQELWQEILDTTMNRPAPMTCFDAFFHLAMIVTLRGTQTAVDYYEMLLAEMKERVAQGIGMLPNEKYRLVWDNLPIWYRLRWLSNKFIERSACLVADTYTSGWTSWMPFVDRSDFLGFLGESYARIFLNSGTDIMADNIIRMVKKYDADGVVFHSNRSCKPYSFGQYDIQRIIQKKLGIPTLMIEADMVDERSFSESQIETRIDAFIEML; encoded by the coding sequence ATGCCGTCCGACGAGAAGATCATCGACCCGGATAAAGAGCGTCGAAAAATAAAATGCGACAGCAAGATGCGCGAGATCATGGCCCAGTACTACATGGAGGCCAAGACCCCCAAGGAGCAGCGGGGCAAGCCCATCGCCTGGATCACCAGCGGCGGCCCTGTGGAGCCGCTGCATGCGATGGACGTGATTCCCATCTACCCGGAGAACTACGGCGCCATGATCGGGGCCAGCAAAATGGGGGTCGAACTGTGCGAGCGGGCCGAGGAGATGGGCTACCCCCGCGACCTGTGCTCGTACGCCCGGGCCGATATCGCCAGCGCCACGGTCAACGGCGGCCCCATCGGCGGCCTGCCCGAGCCGGACATGCTGATCTGCTGCAACAACATCTGCGGCACGGTGCTCAAGTGGTATGAGGTTCAGGCGCGTTACTACAACGTGCCCCTGTTTATTCTGGACACGCCCATCACCCACACCGAGTTCAACGATGAGATGCGCCGCTACGTGACCCGGCAGAGCGAGGAGTATATCCGTTTCCTCGAGCAGGTGTGCGGCAAGAAATTCGACTACGACCGCATGAAAGTGGTCGGCGACCTGTCAATCCGAGGCCAGGAGCTGTGGCAGGAGATTCTCGACACCACCATGAACCGGCCCGCGCCCATGACCTGTTTCGACGCCTTTTTTCATCTGGCCATGATCGTCACCCTGCGGGGCACCCAGACGGCCGTGGATTACTACGAGATGCTGCTGGCCGAGATGAAGGAGCGCGTGGCCCAGGGTATCGGCATGCTGCCCAACGAGAAGTACCGTCTGGTGTGGGACAACCTGCCGATCTGGTACCGCCTGCGCTGGTTGTCGAACAAGTTCATCGAGCGATCGGCCTGTCTGGTGGCCGATACGTACACCTCCGGCTGGACCAGCTGGATGCCGTTCGTGGACCGCAGCGACTTTCTCGGGTTCCTGGGCGAGAGCTACGCCCGGATCTTCCTGAACAGCGGCACGGATATCATGGCCGACAACATCATCCGCATGGTGAAGAAGTACGATGCCGACGGGGTGGTGTTCCACTCCAACCGGAGCTGCAAGCCCTATTCGTTCGGGCAGTACGACATCCAGCGCATCATTCAGAAGAAGCTGGGCATACCGACCTTGATGATCGAGGCCGACATGGTGGACGAACGCAGTTTTTCCGAGAGTCAGATCGAGACGCGGATCGATGCCTTCATCGAGATGTTGTAG
- a CDS encoding Mth938-like domain-containing protein, producing the protein MIESCAFGTMTIGGQEYTSDLMIFPDGRVKDNWWRPFGHRLALEDMAPLIAVAPGVIVAGMGIYGRMHAVPDLEAMLAEKGIDLVTDRTEAAVRIFNDLRRRRGDVAGCFHLTC; encoded by the coding sequence ATGATAGAATCGTGCGCGTTCGGCACCATGACCATCGGTGGGCAGGAATATACGTCCGACCTGATGATATTTCCAGACGGTCGTGTGAAGGACAACTGGTGGCGGCCGTTCGGCCATCGGTTGGCGCTGGAGGATATGGCGCCGCTCATCGCGGTGGCACCGGGGGTGATCGTGGCCGGCATGGGGATATACGGCCGGATGCACGCCGTGCCGGACCTGGAAGCGATGCTCGCCGAAAAAGGCATCGACCTGGTGACCGACCGGACCGAGGCAGCGGTCCGGATCTTCAATGACTTGCGCCGCCGGCGGGGTGATGTGGCCGGTTGCTTTCATTTGACCTGTTGA
- a CDS encoding alpha/beta fold hydrolase, giving the protein MPYLKTIDDCNIYYELAGEGATKPTIAFINGTLQTTVNWKPVVKAMAANFKMVMYDGRGQGASDLGDKPLSMDLHVSDLKQLLTELNIQQTAVVGVSHGARIALALAANAPDLISRMVLCSISTRATFRAKMIVRSWYEILQRHSLDAMVWAALPHVFGRIFLRDNEKHLERIVKTIVRRNHTESLRAHLAALQNYPPLRNVLGNLPFLSLLLTGEDDPLVTREGAEETAAICGGRHMELEGIGHSIPAEAPQRFIRLISDFLSDG; this is encoded by the coding sequence ATGCCCTATCTCAAGACCATCGACGACTGCAATATCTATTACGAGCTGGCCGGCGAGGGGGCGACAAAGCCGACGATCGCCTTCATCAATGGGACCCTGCAGACCACGGTCAACTGGAAACCGGTGGTCAAGGCCATGGCCGCCAATTTCAAAATGGTGATGTACGACGGCCGGGGGCAGGGGGCCAGCGATCTGGGCGACAAGCCCCTCTCCATGGACCTTCACGTCTCAGATCTCAAACAGCTGCTCACGGAACTGAACATTCAACAGACCGCCGTCGTCGGCGTCAGCCATGGCGCGCGCATCGCCCTGGCCCTGGCGGCCAATGCGCCGGACCTGATCAGTCGGATGGTGTTGTGCAGCATCTCCACCCGGGCCACATTTCGCGCCAAGATGATCGTGCGTTCCTGGTACGAGATTTTGCAGCGCCACAGCCTGGACGCCATGGTGTGGGCGGCCCTGCCTCACGTGTTCGGCCGCATTTTTTTGCGCGATAATGAAAAGCACCTCGAACGCATCGTCAAGACCATCGTGCGCCGTAACCACACCGAATCCCTGAGGGCACACCTGGCCGCGCTGCAGAACTACCCGCCTTTGCGCAACGTTCTGGGCAACCTGCCGTTCCTCTCGCTGCTGCTCACCGGCGAGGACGATCCCTTGGTGACGCGGGAGGGAGCCGAAGAGACGGCCGCCATCTGCGGCGGCCGCCACATGGAGCTGGAGGGCATCGGCCACTCCATCCCCGCCGAAGCACCCCAACGCTTCATCCGGTTGATCAGTGACTTTTTGTCGGACGGATAA
- a CDS encoding AMP-binding protein codes for MPESPPWRRFYGNVPDSIDYPQVTMYEAVAMTAARYPDAIAYDFLGRTSTYRRFLEEIDRFAGALAGLGLGKGDRITIAMPTTPQGIVCFYAANRLGAVASMIHPLSTAAEIEFYLNVSRSKIALTIDAFYAKFAEVADRTGLGRIILTRIPDYLPWLKGIGFNLTKGRKIPKVPSDPRVVWWQDVMRNANPDAPKADMAPDDMAVILYSGGTTGRPKGIMLSNLNFIAEGLQCAHWVGMRQDSSILAILPIFHGFGLGVCVNAAFMGGGKSILVPTFTPEEVARLIRTKRPSFVVGVPTLFDALTRDPGFQKADLSCLKAAFCGADTLPRVVKERFEQIVRRQGGNVKLLEGYGLTEAVTGIMALPVDEYREGSIGVPFPDMHAKIVRPDSTEEASVGEEGEICISGPAVMMGYLDQPEETAKTLRTHADGRIWLHTGDIGTMDPDGFFYFKLRQKRMIKSSGMNVYPAQVEDHLYKHPAVAEACVIGVPDRSQVERVKGYVVLKDPAQAGPDMEKELIEHCRKDLIKWSCPREIEFREQLPQTLVGKIAYRVLQDEAVAELKAAGAYAGDQ; via the coding sequence ATGCCTGAAAGCCCGCCCTGGCGCCGTTTCTACGGCAACGTCCCGGATTCCATCGATTATCCCCAGGTCACCATGTACGAGGCGGTGGCCATGACCGCCGCCAGATACCCCGATGCCATTGCCTATGATTTCCTGGGCCGAACCTCGACCTACCGCCGTTTTCTCGAGGAGATCGACCGGTTCGCCGGCGCCCTGGCCGGATTGGGCCTGGGAAAGGGGGATCGTATCACCATCGCCATGCCCACCACGCCCCAGGGGATCGTCTGCTTTTATGCGGCCAACCGGCTGGGGGCCGTGGCCAGCATGATTCACCCGCTCTCCACGGCAGCGGAGATCGAATTCTATCTCAATGTGAGTCGGAGCAAGATCGCCCTGACGATCGATGCATTCTATGCCAAGTTCGCCGAGGTGGCCGATCGCACCGGCCTCGGGCGGATCATCCTCACCCGGATTCCAGATTATCTGCCGTGGCTCAAGGGCATCGGCTTCAACCTCACCAAGGGGCGCAAGATCCCCAAGGTGCCGTCCGATCCCCGGGTGGTCTGGTGGCAGGATGTGATGCGGAACGCCAATCCCGATGCGCCCAAGGCCGACATGGCGCCCGACGACATGGCCGTGATTCTTTACAGCGGCGGCACCACCGGAAGACCCAAGGGCATCATGCTGTCCAACCTCAATTTCATTGCCGAGGGATTGCAATGCGCCCATTGGGTGGGCATGCGACAAGACAGCTCGATTCTGGCCATCCTGCCGATCTTTCACGGTTTCGGCCTCGGCGTGTGCGTCAACGCGGCCTTCATGGGCGGCGGAAAATCCATCCTGGTGCCCACCTTCACCCCCGAGGAGGTGGCCCGGTTGATCCGCACCAAGCGGCCGTCGTTCGTGGTGGGAGTGCCTACCCTGTTCGATGCCCTGACGCGCGATCCCGGTTTCCAGAAGGCGGATCTGAGCTGCCTCAAGGCGGCCTTTTGCGGCGCCGACACCCTGCCCCGGGTGGTCAAGGAGCGTTTCGAACAGATCGTCCGTCGCCAGGGCGGCAACGTCAAGCTGCTGGAGGGCTATGGCCTGACCGAAGCGGTGACGGGGATCATGGCCCTGCCGGTGGACGAATATCGCGAAGGCAGCATCGGGGTGCCCTTTCCGGACATGCACGCCAAGATCGTGCGGCCGGACAGCACCGAAGAGGCGTCCGTGGGCGAAGAGGGCGAAATCTGCATCAGCGGGCCGGCCGTGATGATGGGCTACCTCGATCAGCCCGAAGAGACCGCCAAGACCCTGCGGACCCATGCCGACGGCCGCATCTGGCTGCACACCGGCGACATCGGGACCATGGACCCGGACGGCTTCTTCTATTTCAAGCTGCGCCAGAAACGCATGATCAAATCCTCGGGCATGAACGTCTATCCGGCCCAGGTCGAGGATCACCTTTACAAGCATCCCGCGGTGGCCGAAGCGTGCGTCATTGGGGTCCCCGACCGCAGCCAGGTCGAGCGCGTGAAGGGTTACGTGGTGCTCAAAGACCCGGCCCAGGCAGGACCGGATATGGAAAAAGAGTTGATCGAACATTGCCGCAAGGACCTGATCAAGTGGAGCTGCCCCCGGGAGATCGAGTTCAGGGAGCAGCTGCCACAGACCCTGGTGGGCAAGATCGCCTACCGCGTCCTGCAGGACGAAGCCGTGGCCGAGTTGAAAGCCGCAGGGGCCTATGCCGGCGATCAGTAA
- a CDS encoding 2-hydroxyacyl-CoA dehydratase subunit D has product MDPLQLFRDISQHPADYARQWKTRTGGKVVGNFCSYTPQELIVAAGALPYRILGSGADISRADSYLQAYCCSLVRGSLEDALAGRLEFLDGAVFPHTCDSIQRLSDIWRMNTGFGFHADIILPVKLDTESAVDYMVSVLRRFRQDLEKGLGVTLTDARLADAIRICNQVRQLLATLYELRRTRPGVIGGSDLHAVFRAALVMDRVELAEALATLVDQLAAAPQSQDESTKRIVFSGGLCSMPDIYRVVEEAGGRVVWDDFCTGARYFEGLVDETREPIQALTERYRERVVCPAKHAGIYNRGTYLLEKVKENRADGVIFLFLKFCDPHGFDYPYMKAMLDKEGIPSIMFEIEDQLSSEGQLRTRCEAFLEMI; this is encoded by the coding sequence ATGGATCCTCTCCAGCTGTTTCGAGACATCAGCCAGCATCCCGCCGACTATGCCCGGCAGTGGAAAACGCGTACCGGCGGCAAGGTGGTGGGCAACTTCTGCTCGTACACTCCCCAGGAACTGATCGTGGCCGCCGGTGCCCTGCCCTATCGCATCCTGGGCAGCGGCGCGGACATCTCGCGGGCCGACAGCTATCTGCAGGCCTACTGCTGCAGCCTGGTGCGCGGATCCCTGGAAGACGCCCTGGCCGGACGCCTCGAATTTCTCGACGGCGCGGTGTTTCCCCATACATGCGATTCGATCCAGCGCCTTTCGGACATCTGGCGGATGAACACCGGCTTCGGTTTTCATGCCGATATCATCCTGCCGGTCAAGCTCGACACCGAGAGCGCGGTCGACTATATGGTGTCTGTGCTGCGGCGTTTTCGGCAGGATCTGGAAAAGGGCCTGGGCGTGACCCTCACGGACGCCAGGCTCGCCGACGCCATCCGGATCTGCAACCAGGTTCGGCAGCTCCTTGCAACGCTCTACGAGCTTCGCCGGACACGTCCCGGCGTCATCGGCGGCAGCGACCTGCACGCCGTTTTCAGGGCCGCCCTGGTCATGGACCGCGTTGAGCTGGCCGAGGCCTTGGCGACCCTGGTCGACCAGCTGGCCGCGGCGCCCCAGTCCCAAGACGAGTCGACAAAGCGGATCGTCTTCAGCGGCGGACTGTGCAGCATGCCCGATATCTACCGGGTCGTTGAAGAGGCGGGGGGCCGGGTGGTGTGGGACGACTTCTGCACCGGGGCGCGCTATTTCGAAGGGCTGGTGGACGAAACCCGGGAACCGATCCAGGCCCTGACCGAGCGCTACCGGGAGCGGGTGGTCTGCCCGGCCAAGCACGCCGGCATCTATAACCGCGGAACCTATTTGTTGGAGAAGGTGAAGGAGAACCGGGCCGATGGGGTGATCTTTCTCTTTTTGAAGTTCTGCGATCCGCATGGCTTCGACTACCCCTATATGAAGGCCATGCTGGACAAAGAAGGCATCCCCAGCATCATGTTCGAAATCGAAGACCAGCTCTCCTCCGAAGGGCAGCTGCGGACGCGATGCGAGGCGTTTCTGGAGATGATTTAG
- a CDS encoding energy-coupling factor ABC transporter ATP-binding protein has product MTLYQLEHIQHRYESRLALSPALSIDRWSVAEGAITGLCGPNGSGKSTLLKLLGFIERPSQGEIYLQGRKADMGMRGVRDHVTLLPQESYLLKRNVYKNIAYGLRLRKDRSDEARRVHQALDLVGLAPDRFALRPWYALSGGEARRVALAARLVLKPKVLLLDEPTTSVDAASAQQMKAAALHAHRQWGSSLVISSHDVQWLQDICHDIVYVFNGRILGQGQRALLFGPWQRLEGNRVGRRLAEDQIFVAGNPPDEIDNAVAAIDPAHLSLHPSDQNIPDGMMALKGLLTRLALENATGRIRLAVAVGHTEFTASLPADTLAAENYRPGKEIWIAYRPDEVTWY; this is encoded by the coding sequence GAGCACATCCAACATCGCTACGAAAGCCGGCTGGCGCTCTCCCCGGCGCTCTCGATTGACCGCTGGTCCGTTGCCGAGGGCGCCATCACCGGATTGTGCGGTCCCAACGGCAGCGGAAAAAGCACCCTGCTCAAACTGCTCGGTTTCATCGAACGCCCCAGCCAGGGAGAGATTTACCTCCAGGGCCGCAAAGCCGACATGGGCATGCGGGGGGTACGCGACCACGTCACCCTGCTGCCCCAGGAATCCTATCTGCTTAAACGAAACGTTTACAAAAATATCGCCTATGGTCTTCGGCTCCGCAAAGACCGAAGTGACGAAGCCCGACGCGTCCATCAGGCCCTGGACCTGGTCGGTTTGGCGCCCGATCGGTTCGCCCTGCGACCCTGGTATGCCCTGTCCGGCGGCGAGGCGCGTCGCGTGGCCCTGGCCGCCCGGCTGGTGCTCAAGCCCAAGGTGCTGCTTCTCGACGAGCCCACCACCAGCGTCGATGCGGCCAGTGCCCAGCAGATGAAGGCCGCAGCCCTGCATGCCCATCGGCAGTGGGGATCGAGTCTCGTCATCTCCAGCCACGATGTGCAGTGGCTGCAGGATATCTGCCACGACATCGTCTATGTGTTCAACGGCCGAATCCTCGGCCAAGGACAGCGCGCGCTGCTCTTCGGCCCATGGCAGCGCCTGGAGGGCAATCGCGTCGGTCGCCGCTTGGCCGAGGATCAGATCTTCGTGGCCGGCAATCCACCAGACGAGATCGACAACGCCGTGGCCGCCATCGATCCGGCCCACCTGAGCCTTCACCCCTCCGACCAGAACATTCCTGATGGCATGATGGCCCTCAAGGGTCTCCTGACACGGCTGGCGCTTGAAAATGCCACCGGCCGCATCCGCTTGGCGGTGGCCGTGGGCCACACCGAATTTACCGCCAGCCTCCCCGCGGACACCCTCGCCGCCGAAAATTACCGTCCCGGCAAAGAGATCTGGATCGCCTATCGGCCCGATGAGGTGACCTGGTATTAG
- a CDS encoding acyl-CoA dehydratase activase, protein MITAGIDVGSISAKAALVKDHEIVSTCVILTGYNAQNAGRQVYDQALGQAGLANDHVEKIVATGYGRNSIGFADKAVTEITCHAAGAHFLDPAVRSIIDIGGQDSKAIVLDDAGRVKDFTMNDKCAAGTGRFLEVMARALEVDLDAFGPLSLAAVKASPISSLCTVFAESEVISLIAKGEKRENIIAGIHASIGARVVSMAKRIGVRPPIMMTGGVAKNIGVVKALEEKLGDDLIISEYAQVTGAIGAALIASKG, encoded by the coding sequence ATGATCACCGCAGGCATCGATGTGGGTTCGATCAGCGCCAAGGCGGCCCTGGTTAAAGACCATGAAATCGTGAGCACGTGTGTCATTCTCACCGGTTACAACGCCCAGAACGCCGGTCGCCAGGTGTATGACCAGGCCCTGGGCCAGGCCGGTCTGGCGAACGACCACGTTGAAAAAATCGTGGCCACCGGTTACGGCCGCAACAGCATCGGATTCGCCGACAAGGCGGTGACCGAGATCACTTGCCATGCGGCCGGTGCCCATTTTCTCGATCCTGCGGTGCGGTCGATCATCGACATCGGCGGCCAGGACAGCAAGGCCATCGTGCTGGACGACGCCGGTCGGGTGAAGGATTTCACCATGAACGACAAGTGCGCCGCCGGCACCGGCCGTTTTCTGGAGGTGATGGCCCGCGCCCTGGAGGTGGATCTGGATGCCTTCGGTCCCTTGTCGCTGGCGGCTGTAAAGGCATCGCCCATCAGCAGTCTGTGCACCGTTTTTGCCGAGTCGGAGGTGATCTCCCTGATCGCCAAGGGAGAAAAACGCGAGAATATCATCGCCGGCATTCACGCATCCATCGGGGCGCGGGTCGTCTCCATGGCCAAGCGCATCGGCGTCCGGCCGCCGATCATGATGACCGGTGGCGTGGCCAAGAACATCGGCGTAGTGAAAGCGTTGGAAGAAAAACTGGGCGACGACCTGATCATTTCCGAATATGCCCAGGTGACCGGCGCCATCGGCGCGGCCCTGATCGCATCAAAAGGATAG
- a CDS encoding thiamine pyrophosphate-binding protein yields METHGGNVIAGVLQHHGVENLFALCGGHISPILVGAKRAGIRVVDVRDEATAVFAADATARLTGTPGVAAVTAGPGVTNTITALKNAQMAQSPVVLLGGAAATLIKGRGSLQDIDQISLVKSICKIAVTINRNCDIVPVLEHAFQVARSDVPGPVFVECPIDLLYSKSLVRRWYGAGSQGAGKGGIKSKLFQFYLERHVDRMFMCDFDDMAPIPLEVATPEIKTGKVAAAARILADAQRPVLIVGSQAMLQPAAVPRLASAIERLQLPVYLTGMARGLMGPAHPLNLRHRRTEALKTADVVMLAGMPCDFRLNYGRSINSRARLIAANRSTGDLTLNRKPSVAIHGDPLEAVCQLAEALTAAPERWLEWLAALRERDRQREAQIEAMARTPGEEVNPIALLKSLDRFIDDRSILVADGGDFVATAAYTLRPRMPLSWLDPGPFGTLGVGAGFALGAKLSRPDAEVWLLYGDGAAGYSLQEFDTFVRHGVPVIAVVGNDAGWAQIARDQVKLLEDEVGTVLRPTAYHEVVQGYGGKGLLVASEAAIAPALEAARESARAGTPVLVNVHIGKTEFREGSLSM; encoded by the coding sequence ATGGAAACCCATGGCGGCAATGTCATCGCCGGTGTGTTGCAGCACCATGGCGTGGAAAACCTCTTTGCCCTGTGCGGCGGGCATATCTCCCCCATCCTGGTGGGTGCCAAGCGCGCCGGTATCCGGGTCGTGGACGTGCGCGACGAGGCCACGGCCGTTTTCGCCGCCGACGCCACAGCCCGCCTGACCGGAACCCCCGGCGTAGCCGCGGTCACAGCCGGTCCCGGCGTCACCAACACCATCACCGCCCTGAAGAACGCGCAGATGGCCCAATCACCGGTCGTGTTGCTGGGCGGCGCCGCCGCCACGTTGATCAAAGGACGCGGCTCGCTGCAGGATATCGACCAGATCTCCCTGGTGAAATCGATCTGCAAAATCGCGGTGACCATCAACCGGAACTGCGACATCGTGCCGGTACTCGAGCACGCCTTTCAGGTGGCCCGATCGGACGTCCCCGGTCCGGTGTTCGTGGAGTGCCCCATCGATCTGCTCTACAGCAAATCGCTGGTGCGCCGGTGGTATGGAGCCGGATCACAGGGCGCAGGTAAAGGCGGCATCAAGAGCAAGCTGTTCCAGTTCTATCTGGAGCGCCATGTGGATCGCATGTTCATGTGCGATTTCGATGACATGGCGCCAATTCCGCTGGAAGTCGCCACACCCGAGATCAAAACCGGCAAAGTGGCCGCGGCTGCCAGGATCCTCGCCGATGCCCAGCGGCCGGTGCTGATCGTCGGCAGCCAGGCCATGCTGCAGCCGGCGGCCGTGCCGCGCCTGGCTTCGGCCATCGAACGGCTGCAACTCCCGGTCTATCTCACCGGCATGGCGCGCGGGTTGATGGGGCCGGCCCACCCCCTGAATCTGCGCCACCGCCGCACGGAAGCCCTTAAAACCGCCGATGTGGTGATGCTGGCCGGCATGCCGTGCGACTTCCGCCTGAACTATGGCCGTTCCATCAACAGCCGGGCCAGACTCATCGCCGCCAACCGCAGCACCGGCGACCTGACCCTCAACCGCAAACCGAGCGTGGCCATCCATGGCGATCCGCTGGAGGCCGTCTGTCAACTGGCCGAGGCCCTGACGGCGGCACCGGAGAGATGGCTGGAGTGGTTGGCGGCATTGCGGGAGCGGGACCGGCAGCGCGAGGCCCAGATCGAGGCCATGGCCCGAACGCCCGGCGAAGAGGTCAATCCCATCGCGCTGTTGAAATCATTGGACCGCTTTATCGACGACCGCTCGATTCTCGTGGCCGACGGCGGTGATTTCGTCGCCACCGCCGCCTACACCCTGCGGCCCAGGATGCCGCTGAGCTGGCTCGATCCAGGTCCCTTCGGCACATTGGGGGTCGGCGCAGGATTTGCGCTGGGGGCCAAACTGAGCCGTCCGGATGCCGAGGTATGGTTGCTCTACGGCGACGGTGCAGCCGGATACAGCCTGCAGGAATTCGACACCTTCGTGCGCCATGGGGTACCGGTGATCGCCGTGGTAGGCAACGACGCCGGTTGGGCCCAGATCGCCCGGGACCAGGTCAAGCTGCTGGAGGATGAAGTCGGTACAGTCCTGCGACCGACGGCCTACCACGAGGTTGTCCAAGGCTACGGCGGCAAGGGCTTGCTGGTCGCGTCGGAAGCGGCCATCGCGCCGGCGCTCGAAGCCGCCCGGGAGTCGGCCCGGGCCGGCACGCCGGTGCTGGTCAACGTTCACATCGGCAAAACCGAATTCCGGGAGGGATCCCTCTCCATGTAA
- a CDS encoding TetR/AcrR family transcriptional regulator: MIDNSRKRTQEEKSRDMRQRLIAATLACLQQRGYHGTSISQILDRAGVSRGAWRHHYSSKRDLVAAAAESFLTGPIDKVAELAPLLDASDQPLDTLVEFVWRNFYQGDYRDIWLEINVACRTDPALKARIEPVIRDFFAALDRLWRGNFAPAGEAALPIEDVMNLTLYAMRGMAIQSVSIDEPGHYRKMRELWIRILSPLVTVREGAFEQTLSDLQAMKG; the protein is encoded by the coding sequence ATGATCGACAATTCTCGCAAACGCACGCAGGAGGAAAAGAGCCGCGACATGCGCCAGCGCCTGATCGCCGCGACCCTCGCCTGTCTTCAACAGCGGGGGTATCACGGCACCTCCATTTCTCAGATTCTCGATCGTGCCGGCGTTTCGCGTGGCGCGTGGCGGCACCACTACAGCAGCAAGCGGGACCTGGTGGCCGCGGCCGCCGAGTCTTTTCTGACCGGCCCCATCGACAAAGTGGCGGAACTGGCGCCTCTGCTCGACGCCAGCGACCAGCCCCTGGACACCCTGGTCGAATTCGTCTGGCGAAATTTCTACCAAGGCGACTATCGGGACATCTGGCTGGAGATCAACGTGGCCTGCCGCACGGACCCGGCCCTGAAGGCGCGGATCGAACCGGTGATTCGAGACTTTTTCGCTGCCCTGGACCGGCTGTGGCGGGGAAACTTTGCGCCCGCCGGAGAGGCGGCCCTGCCCATCGAGGATGTGATGAACCTGACGCTCTATGCCATGCGAGGCATGGCGATCCAGTCGGTGAGCATCGACGAGCCGGGCCATTATCGGAAAATGCGGGAGCTGTGGATCCGGATCCTGTCGCCCCTGGTGACGGTGCGCGAGGGCGCTTTCGAGCAGACCCTGTCCGACCTTCAGGCGATGAAAGGGTGA
- a CDS encoding Rid family detoxifying hydrolase, whose amino-acid sequence MSSTIPIETTAAPAAIGPYAQGRIGGGMVFVSGQLGLDPASGEFAGGDFDAQARQALANLRAILQAAACDLTDVAAVDVFLADMGQFVAFNRIYQDFFGEHKPARAVVAVKTLPKNALVEIKCIAVQR is encoded by the coding sequence ATGTCTTCCACCATACCCATCGAAACCACCGCAGCACCGGCGGCCATCGGACCTTACGCGCAGGGCCGCATCGGTGGCGGTATGGTCTTTGTCAGCGGTCAGCTGGGGCTCGATCCCGCAAGCGGTGAGTTTGCCGGCGGCGATTTCGACGCCCAGGCCCGCCAGGCACTGGCCAATCTGCGGGCCATCCTGCAGGCCGCCGCATGTGACCTGACCGACGTGGCCGCCGTGGATGTCTTTCTGGCCGACATGGGCCAGTTCGTTGCATTTAACCGCATTTATCAGGATTTTTTCGGGGAGCACAAGCCGGCGCGGGCCGTGGTGGCTGTCAAGACATTGCCCAAAAACGCTCTGGTGGAGATCAAATGCATCGCGGTGCAGAGGTGA